TTACAAAATGTTTACTTCCTTTCATGTAactataaacatttttccaaaaaagcctaaaaattatccacgacgtttacaattttgctctaaagctttatttgaaatgcaaaaatctttaattatatAGTCAGTGGTGTTCGAAAAACAAGCATTTAACGGAAACAATCAACTGTatcaaaaataacatttcttaGGGGTTTCtgcgattctttttcattttaagcacttttgaaatactttttcaGGCACTTTTTGTTGGATACTAAATTCTGGACGGGATGCATActttttttccgttttgttcataaaggggaattagattaattaaaaattatatactaTATCAACAGGCACAATTTAAAcactttgaaaaatctgtcaaatggaagtttcaaataattagaagcaaacaaaaaacaggtaTAAATATTGATCTAGAAGATCATTTtgtatatttgaattaaatttaagaaaaaaaagggaaaaacaggaacaggacaggaaatttttttacgaaTGCGGCGAAAACTACTGAGCTTCCCTTATATACTGAGGCAAAGGAGCGCGAGCCGAGACGCATGCAGACAGCAGGCGACGCTTTCATTGGCTCGCTGCGCACTCCGCGCGAACAAAGTGTTCTCGAAGAGGGGGTGGATTCTCGGGTATATAAACTCGGGGGTTGTAAAGGGAATTTCATAAACCTGCTATCACATCGAACTTTGCTCTCTCCTTCGCTCTACTCAGCAGAAATGGCAATCTTCTTGCAAGAACCTTGGGCTCTTCGGACGCGGAGCGACGATCACGTCTGCGCCACCACCTTCAACATGGCACGCACGCTGACGGACGTCGACCAGGACATCGTCAGCCTGGAGGACGAGGAAGGGGACGTCGAGAGTaagtttttgttaataaaataaatgttgaaagtTACATTGACgacaattatataaatttaagttcatTTGCCTCCAGAATTGAACTATTAgcctctttatttattttacaaattatttttgcgacCTTTTCTAATAGATTTCTCTGATTTTGTTTCCGCAGACGACACTCGATGTCCCATCTGTCTGCTGGCCCTGGACATGCCGATGCGCTTGCCATGTTGCgggcatttattttgcttcgaCTGCAGTTGGGGCAAAATAAAACGCTGCGCAATGTGCCGGGCGTTCCTGCCGCTGGATTTCTGGGCCACGCCGGAAGATTTCCTCAGCTGTCCTGTGCCTGAGCCGGCGACCCAGTACAGCTGGATCTTCAAAACCACATCCGGCTGGTGGCGTTTCTCTTGGCGCCAGGAGCAGGCGATTCGGCGGGCGTTGAGTGCAGGAATCTGCAAGCTCAGTCTCACCATCGCGGGCGAAGAGGCGACCTTGGATTTTCGGtcgcttttaattaagcaaCATCGCAAGGTTGGCGCACTTTCCATTGCTCGCAACGGCACCTTTGAAGCTGTGGGGGTGGCCGGGCTCAAACTCTCGCCCGAATAGCCAAGCACGTCGTGACCAAGTACACCAAAGCTCCAAGAAAGCCTCAAAATCAACACAAGGCTTTAAAATCGGCCCTTTTCAGGGCCAACAAATACATCTGAATaaagtttcaaagcaatgaaataatttttaaaatttttaagtaatttcgCCGCTTTTTTTGTTCGTTTGCCTCCATTATAATTCCAATATTACTTAATTAGAAAGGAAGTTGAGAAttagttataaaataaattgcaaagaaataacctaattaaatcaataccATCATTAATTCTGTCATGACGAACTAccgattaaataattgaagcaAATATATTGCTTTTCTCTTCACTGCGTTAGAGGGGTTACACCGGTCTCGGTTGTTGCTCGCTCATCCGCCGCAAACAGCAAACAGCTCACTCATTTTCAGAGCCCGAGATTTACGATGTATGTTAAAGTAGGTTTCAAAGCAATGAACCATCCATCCAATAAACTGATCTTTAAAGAGCACGGGCCATAGGCGATCGGTGGATTTCGATACAATTTgtgattttctcactgcagcacggtgagattttctcaaccTTGACTTGCAGTGTACTTCAAAAGAACACGTGACGTTCACGGCTATGACACGCGGGGCAAGCCAGAGCTGTACATTCCGGTCCAGGCATCGCtgctttcaaagaaaaatcccCTTGCTTGTGCGTTGCGAGCGTGTACAATGCCTTGCCAGTGTCACTACGCCTAGAGCCCCGAGTCAAAGAATTTAGTACGGCTTTGAAAGGTTTCCTTtgcaaacacaaattttactcttccCAAGAGTATATTTCTCTTTTGTCAAAAACTTATGATGTTGTTGTgtggtaattatttttctattgtatattgtgtttgtaatttgcaattagCGATGGAATATGTTGTGAGAAGATCTTCACCTTGATGTAGTGCCATgctaaaagtcaaataaaatgaattgaatataaaCGCGCCCCAACTGCTTTATCCTCTTGGCCTTTTGCTAAGAATTCTGCTTTCTTTGTTCTGTGCATGGGTTCTCACTATATTTTACTGCATGAGCATGGGGCTTgataaatgggaaaattgaCTGGACAGAGGAGACTTAAACAAAACGTTTTGTAAAGCTGCCAATGCGTCATGTGTATTATATCGCTATCCTTCGCATCGAGGGCATCTCTTTTAGTCCACAACTGCTGGTTGCTGCCCTAATTCTTTAACTGTTTTCCCCGTATGAGGGATGAGAATTATGCAGAAGGCGAAGCTGGCCCTTTTGTATATTTTCTGGTCATATGTATGACAAAATGtttgataataattcattGCCACATggaaaccattaaaaattattctcaaggcgcaaaagttttgaatatctacggaaaaatgtgtttgaaaaGATAAAGTTTGTGGTAATTaccgttttttaaataatcttaaattttatttcgcagccAACGCCTCTTTTAGTGGCAAGATATAATTTGAACTAGCCTAGCACACGGGTCGCTAGTACGCATGCGTCCGTGTGCTTGCGCTCTAGAGCGAGCAGGCGGCAAGCCTACagattgaaatatatatagcgaccaaagggaaatttggccaggaaaattgaaatttaggaatttttccttcctgcCTCCTTTGGAAACTTCAAGTGACCCTTGACCCATTTACATGCACCGATCGCCTATGCCACGGGCTAACAATAAACACGCAAACACACTCGAAGGGTGCTGCGTTGCAAGCTCGTCTCACGGTCACAGTTGAAGCGAGTTACGCGGCAGAGTCGTGCCCAAAAAGTAAAACTTTCAGAATTTAAGTAACTAAAAGCAGACTCGATTGTCATGTTATTAttgatattataattatcttgatatcgacacacattttaaaaattttcgatgCATGTGAATGCACCAGGAAATCAAAGATAttgcaagcaaatttttttattaagtaacATTGCTTTTAGGCCACATCCACCATCTAAAGACGAAACCTTGATGCGTCGTTCCTCCCCTTCCCACCATTGTTACTTTTGCAGCGAGTCGCAGTACCCTCTGTCGCTCGCTTAAAAACGctgaaaaagcaattaaattcggCCTCGGAAACGGTCTTAGATCGGgataccctgagaaaggtcgtttGGGCATTCCCTTCGTGAGCGCTGTCGTATAAGGGAAAATTCATCgatttgaaaagaataaatcaatttttaaaaattgaatttatgtgGTTTACTACCAACTACGCGTGAATCCACTGGGATATATAGTTCTGAAAACGGACAAAATTCCATCGCCTGCTTTTTTCTCCCCCTCTTTCGCCCACCCACATCGCCAAGAAAATGGACCACACACCATTTTCCTTCCAATTTGAGAGAATTTTGTTGGAAATCATTGTTTGCGCGTATAGCTATTTTCGGAGGGGTAGCGTTCGTTGTGCGTGAAAATAACAATAGATATACGCAGCGGAGGTAAAATATTGCGTTTCCCCTTGCGCTGTGCGCTGGAAGAACGACGAAGGTAGTGAAAAGCATGACGTTCATTATCAGGTGTTGCGCATCACGAGAGATAAAATTCAAGCTGACGTTGGCATTCTAGAGAGTGTAGTGTCGAAGACGAGGAACTTAGGACAAGCCTTTACTTAAGTCActaatgaacattttttgtgtttttatatgtgatttattttagatgtgacattattgcattgttgtatttgattttaattgtaactcatgataTGGACGTATGTGATGACAACGGaactggtcgaggaataaaaacgacgaatttctctttgttgacaacgaggatgaagcctgggtttaattatattcaacatttttattgtgttttggcCGATATGTGAGTTGCCTCAATTACGCATGATCGCAGCCAAAAGAGCAGGCTTCAATCAGTTAAATTTAGCCAAGAATTATTGGTAAGTGATAAACAAAACGAATAAACGTGAATGTTCCAATATCTGCTGAAATATCTCTCCTTTCTCTgcatgcattaattaaaagccgagttttaaattttataaacatgcctctccaaatttaaaaaaaaacacaactctgatttttccttgcaaaaagtaagataaaatagaataaattaaaatatggggTCCTTGGGAAGCTTAGACGGTCGACCTTTTTCTTCTGtactcaatttatttccaaaaacatgaaatcttcacgaatcatgaaaaatgatgacgattgcactgtatttaaaatgggtcaatttgacaaggaaaaaacTTTGTCAAATTGACGATGACCGCTTTTTAACAAGCTTTAAACTCGTCACGATTTTAAGCTCTCGACTAGCATACTGTCGCTGACTAGCTTAACACTAGTTAAAACCAGGTCATCGTCAATTTAACAAACTTAAACTGTGTCGATCACTGCTGGCCTGCCGCCGTGGCGTACGCTGGTCTGCAACCCCGTGAATGCTTGCCTGTCACCCCAAATTCCGAGACAAGAAattgaaacaggaaacaagaattccggcaggacaggaatatatttttgaggaacaggacaagacaagaattttgtttcaaaacaatccCATT
The nucleotide sequence above comes from Cloeon dipterum chromosome X, ieCloDipt1.1, whole genome shotgun sequence. Encoded proteins:
- the LOC135945239 gene encoding E3 ubiquitin-protein ligase rnf146-like translates to MAIFLQEPWALRTRSDDHVCATTFNMARTLTDVDQDIVSLEDEEGDVENDTRCPICLLALDMPMRLPCCGHLFCFDCSWGKIKRCAMCRAFLPLDFWATPEDFLSCPVPEPATQYSWIFKTTSGWWRFSWRQEQAIRRALSAGICKLSLTIAGEEATLDFRSLLIKQHRKVGALSIARNGTFEAVGVAGLKLSPE